The candidate division KSB1 bacterium genome includes the window TCTGAGTATTATTGGTATCTTGCTAGCTGTAGGTTTGGTAGAGTTGCTCATTCCGAATTTTAATGAGCTTTCCGGAAAACAGTTGAGTCTCGACTTTGGCAACAATGTCTTTCTGTTAACAGGTTTGCTGTTCATGGCTTTAATTGTCGGATTTATTTCGGGGGCCTATCCGGCATTCTTTTTATCATCTTTCAAGCCAATTGCAGCAATTAAAGGCGATGTTGGTTCCGGTAAATCCAGCTCAATTCTGAGGAAAGGGTTGGTCATCTTGCAATTTGCCATCTCCATCACTTTAATTGTGGGAACGGCTGTTGTTTACCGACAACTAAATTACATGAGCAGCAAGAAACTAGGTTTTGATCGGGAGCAAGTGTTGGTGATTCGCATGGATAATAGTGAAATCAAATCCAAGCAAGAGTTGTTTAGAAATGAGCTCTTGAGGAATCCGGCTATTTCCGGTGTATCGGCGACTTCGAACTTGTTGGGCGGCGGTGACTGGGGGATGCCATTTTCTTATGAAGGCTCTGGTGATGAAAACAGATTCTCAGCGAGAGTTTTGGTAGTCGATCCTAATTTTGTTGAGACGCTCGGCATGCAAATTGTTGACGGCAGGAATTTTTCTTATGAATTCACGACGGATATTTCCGCCGCATATATTCTGAACGAATCGGCGGTAAAACAAATTGGCTTTGACAACCCGGTTGGAAAATCTTTCGGCAGGCCCACCGAAAGGAATGAGCAAGGCAAGTGGGACTATGAAAAGGGCAGTGTGGTTGGCGTGATTAAAGACTTTCACTTTCGGTCTTTTCACGAGGAGATCCAACCGATGGTACTGTTTATGATACCGGAATGGTTCAGCTATTTATCTGTGAGAATTCGCCCTGAGAACATTTCCACCACCATAGATTTTGTTGAAAAAAAATGGCATGAATTCGACCCGAACCGTCCATTCGATTATTTTTTCCTCGATGAGATTTTTGACCAAATGTATCGCGCCGAGCAGCGGTTCGGAAACACATTCGTGGCCTTCTCCGTGATCGCCGTCGTTATCGCTTGTCTCGGATTGTTCGGATTAGCATCTTTTATGGCGGAGCGCCGCACCAAAGAAATTGGTATCCGCAAAGTCCTGGGTGCTTCGATTATAAATATTGTTTCCCAGCTGTCGAAGGATTTTACCAAGTGGGTGATTTTCGCCAATCTCATTGCCTGGCCCGTCGCGTTTTTTGTAATGACTAAGTGGCTACAGAATTTCGCTTACCAGGTCGGTATGAGTTTAGATACCTTCCTCCTTGCTGGTGTTCTGGCTTTGTTGATAGCTCTTCTGACAGTTAGTTTTCATGCGATTAAAGCCGCCATTAGTAACCCGGTTGACGCTCTGCGGCATGAGTAGTGCCCTTACTATGAAACACCTCAAGCCGGCAAACAAACTTTTGCCGGCTTTTTATTTCCTCTAAGCTTTATTGAATTACGTTTCAAAAATTTAAAATTTTATTTTCTGCGAAAACTGCCGATTGAAATTAATGTAAGTCATTATTCAGGGGATAAAGGTCTATCATGCAGCTGTTTTTAAAATCCAGATTCCAACTTCTTCAAAAAACCTCACCGAAATCGGCAACGAAACTTGCGCTTAAACTCTGGTCTACCGTACCGAAATATAAGCCGTCGTTTCAAGAAAAAATTCTGATTGAATCCGCCGGGAGAAAGAGAATTCCTTTTCAGGAAAGCAAATATCAACCTTCACGAAACACATATTACACTCTGTACAGTTGGGGCAAAGGTCCGAGTGTGCTTCTTGTGCACGACTGGGGTGGCTGCGGCGCCCAGATGGCCTCGTTGGCCCAGCCATTGGTTAAAGCCGGTTATCAGGTCATCACTTTTGATGCTTTGGCACATGGCGACTCTCCCGGAAAACAGACGGACCTCTCGGAAATAGTGGATATCATAAAAGATATTGAGAAAAAATTCAATGGATTTCACGCCATCATTGCCCATTCTTACGGCGCCCTTGCTGCAGGGATTGCATTGCAAGATGGTGTAAGAGCTAACAAGCTTGTTGTCTGCTCCGCCGCGACTGCTTTAGATTTTTATTTGAGAAAATTCTCTAAAAAACTAAATGCTTCCAGAGAGATGCACGGCAGGATAATAGTCAATGTTACAAATCGTTTGGGGATGAGTATCGAAAAGCTCTCCCTGGTTCATATCGCAGCCCGCCTCAATCGCCCTGTTTTGATTCTCCACGATCAAAATGATGAAGTCGTCGACCACCGGGAAGCTTTGGCTTTGTCCAAGTGCTGGCCGGGCAGCGAACTGGTTATGACCAGCGGGCTGGGACATTTTGGAATTTTAAAAGACTCAAAAACGATTCAAAAAATCCAGCAGTACATTGGCGTCCCTCAAAAGGCTTTGGTTGAATCTGCAGTTTAGTTAAACCCCCCTTTACTTTATAGTATAGTATTGTCGGTAAACTTTTGCATTTTTTCTTGCCCCGTGGGATAACTTTCCAACTGGGCAAGAAAAAATGACAAAAAACAAATCTCAAATGCCGACGGCTCGGCATCCCGGGAAGGCGGGATAAATCCCAGGAACCACATTTGAAATTCCAAACTCAGGGTACACCGTTTGCAATTACGGAAACGCCCACTCAAATTAACCAGAAGAATTTGGAGCTTGAAATTTGAAATTTATTTCGGAGTTGGAGTTTGCGGCTTCGCCACGCTAGGAATAATCTACCTGCTTCGCAGGCCTGAAAACGGACTAATTTTCACTTGCTTTTTTGACTCATCCAACCTAACTTTAAGCCATAAAGTCACCTCACCAATAAATTTATGCTTTTGAAGGTTTGTTGATTATGTCGACACGAACTGCCAGTGGCGCCAAAACTTTGCCCGGTAAATACTACACTTCCGAAGAAATCTTCCAATTAGAAAGCAAAAACATTTTTAGCAAGCAGTGGCTTTATGCCGGCCGGATATGCCAACTAAAAAACGCGGGCAGTTACTTTTTGTTCAACATCGACAATGAGAGTATTATCATTCTGCGTGATCAAAATGAGGGAGTCAAGGCTTTCTACAATGTCTGCCGCCACCGCGGAACGCGACTGTGCTCAGAAGCCGAGGGTAAGTTTTCGAAAACGATTCAGTGTCCTTATCATGCCTGGACTTACGATTTGCAAGGCAATTTATTGGCCGCGCCAAACATGAACGAAGTCACCGGTTTTGACAACGCTGATTATCCTCTTCACGAGGTTGCATTGGCTGTTTGGGAGGGCGGCATTTTTATCAACTTGGCCGAAGAACCTGAACCATTTGAGAAAGCATTTAAACCGTTAATCGGCAAGTTTGAGCAATGGAACATGCCCGAATTGGCCATCGCACATCGCCTGGTTTATGAGATGGACGCCAACTGGAAGCTGATCTTTCAGAATTACTCAGAATGTTATCACTGTCCGAACTTGCATCCGCAATTGAACCGGCTGACGCCATTTCGAAACAGCGCCAACGATCTGGAGGAAGGCCCTTTTCTCGGCGGCCCAATGAAATTTACACAGGATTTCGAAAGCATGACCATGAGCGGCAGACGCTGCGCTGCACCGCTGGGCGGCATTTCAGGAGAGGATTTGCGTCTGGTTTACTATTACACAATCTTCCCAAACATGCTTTTGAGTTTGCACCCGGATTATGTTCTGATTCATCAAATTCAGAGGCAAAGCCCGACTCATACCCGGATTGTCTGTGATTGGCTCTTTCATCCGGATGCCATCGCCAAAGCGGATTTTGATGCCAGCGACGCGATTAAATTCTGGAATACTACCAACAAACAGGACTGGCAAGTCAGCGAGCTTTCTCAGCAGGGTATCGCCTCTCAAGTTTACTCTCCCGGACCCTACTCCGAACTGGAAAGTATGATCGCCGACTGGGATCGGCATTATCTGGAAACATTGAGCATCCATTCTAATAACCATTAAGGTTTCACGAAATTAACCGGAGCAGGAGGAAAAATGAAGAAAATCCACGGTGCCAATTACCTTTTATTACTGGTCTTGATTATTTGCATCACCGGCGCTTATGGCCAGGACCAGCAGAAACGACCGGTTAATGTCAACAACGCAATGAAAGTTGACCCAAATGAATATTTGAGCAAAATCAAACTGCCGCCCGGATTTAAGATCAGCATGTTTGCCGAGCATGTTGAAAACGCTCGTTCCATGACACTCAGCTCAAATGGAACGTTGTTCGTCGGCACCAGACGTGCCGGTAAAGTGTATGCTATTCTGGACAAAAACAAGGATTTCAAAGCGGATCAGGTTGTGACCATTGCGGAAAACCTGAACATGTCAAATGGTGTGGCGATGCGCGACGGTAATCTGTACGTCGCGGAGGTGGACAGAATTCTTCGTTTCGATAATATCGAAGAAAACTTGTCGAATCCACCCGAACCTATTGTCATAAACGACACCTTTCCAAAAGACAGGCATCACGGCTGGAAATTTATTCGATTTGGCCCCGATGGA containing:
- a CDS encoding ABC transporter permease, whose product is MFKNYLKISFRNLWRAKGYSAINLAGLATGMACFILILLWVQDELSYDKFHENTNRLFRVVRLDRDDPSQGVCRAGAPWGPALYNDFPEVENFVRFRGHGRTLMSSGDKRFYESEGLYADSTIFEVFTFPLLKGNPKTALTRPNTMVINERMAEKYFGTEDPVGQSLVFNNQDEFEITGLMQNIPANSHIKFDYLIPFFMYQRWDTSEWGVNNFYTYLLLAEGTATQLEAKIPEFLERHAGERTAAASINKLQPITDIHLHSNLLRELEANGDIANIYIFSAIAIFILLIACINFMNLATARSANRAKEVGIRKVVGSQRLQLIKQFLGESIFLSIIGILLAVGLVELLIPNFNELSGKQLSLDFGNNVFLLTGLLFMALIVGFISGAYPAFFLSSFKPIAAIKGDVGSGKSSSILRKGLVILQFAISITLIVGTAVVYRQLNYMSSKKLGFDREQVLVIRMDNSEIKSKQELFRNELLRNPAISGVSATSNLLGGGDWGMPFSYEGSGDENRFSARVLVVDPNFVETLGMQIVDGRNFSYEFTTDISAAYILNESAVKQIGFDNPVGKSFGRPTERNEQGKWDYEKGSVVGVIKDFHFRSFHEEIQPMVLFMIPEWFSYLSVRIRPENISTTIDFVEKKWHEFDPNRPFDYFFLDEIFDQMYRAEQRFGNTFVAFSVIAVVIACLGLFGLASFMAERRTKEIGIRKVLGASIINIVSQLSKDFTKWVIFANLIAWPVAFFVMTKWLQNFAYQVGMSLDTFLLAGVLALLIALLTVSFHAIKAAISNPVDALRHE
- a CDS encoding alpha/beta hydrolase, which gives rise to MQLFLKSRFQLLQKTSPKSATKLALKLWSTVPKYKPSFQEKILIESAGRKRIPFQESKYQPSRNTYYTLYSWGKGPSVLLVHDWGGCGAQMASLAQPLVKAGYQVITFDALAHGDSPGKQTDLSEIVDIIKDIEKKFNGFHAIIAHSYGALAAGIALQDGVRANKLVVCSAATALDFYLRKFSKKLNASREMHGRIIVNVTNRLGMSIEKLSLVHIAARLNRPVLILHDQNDEVVDHREALALSKCWPGSELVMTSGLGHFGILKDSKTIQKIQQYIGVPQKALVESAV
- a CDS encoding aromatic ring-hydroxylating dioxygenase subunit alpha encodes the protein MSTRTASGAKTLPGKYYTSEEIFQLESKNIFSKQWLYAGRICQLKNAGSYFLFNIDNESIIILRDQNEGVKAFYNVCRHRGTRLCSEAEGKFSKTIQCPYHAWTYDLQGNLLAAPNMNEVTGFDNADYPLHEVALAVWEGGIFINLAEEPEPFEKAFKPLIGKFEQWNMPELAIAHRLVYEMDANWKLIFQNYSECYHCPNLHPQLNRLTPFRNSANDLEEGPFLGGPMKFTQDFESMTMSGRRCAAPLGGISGEDLRLVYYYTIFPNMLLSLHPDYVLIHQIQRQSPTHTRIVCDWLFHPDAIAKADFDASDAIKFWNTTNKQDWQVSELSQQGIASQVYSPGPYSELESMIADWDRHYLETLSIHSNNH